In Schizosaccharomyces osmophilus chromosome 1, complete sequence, the genomic window AGCATGATTGGAGTTCCTTGGAAATGGCTCAAGACCGATACGGATAAAATGTAAGAACTCGTCTATGGACATACCATTATGTCGACAAACCTTCCACAAACTGGACGTTTGCTCCACAATTAAGCTGTCAAGGCCGAGACGATCGTACTTTGGGTTCCGTCTCTGTTCAGGCAACGCGTGTGAACCACTGtctatttcattttccaaaggCTGGTCCACATCATAGCGATCCCAATAcgccttttcttcaagcCTTGTAGGAGAAATAGtgtttttttctgcttGATGATTTGTGATCATACCTTGGATAGCATCTTGTCGctgtttttgcttttgtttctcaTCCACATCATAAATGCCATTGAATTTTAAGGAACAATCACTTTTAAAGTAATAAACTTCAAATTCGTATTTTTCTGTTCGAAAGATGAAGGaatcaattccttcttctgGATGTTCTTTTCTCACAAAAAGGGCTAATTGTGGGCTAAAACGCTCTAAATAAAGCTTCAACTTTTTCGactcttcttcattgaCAATGTCTTTATTTAAAAGCAGTGCTTCGTAGAACCTTTCGGAAGGTACCAAAAACTTGGTTCGAAGTTGTAAAATAGGTGTTACAGTACCTtccaattgctttttatcCTTTAGGGGAAAGATCCCTAAACAAGTCAATTCATCACGTCGGTTGACATTCATTTTCGTAGAAGGAAGCAGATTTCAAACCGTTCTTGATTTCAAACTGATGCAGCTGAGTTGGAAGAATCCAACGAAGAATTCGTCCGGTTTATATGCATACGTGGTGGAGTGACATGTAAGTATCAATACGTAAGGGGTACTGCAAGGTCCTGCTACATaatgattcctttttcataaaagaagcaattttcaataaagtaagaaaaaaaaatacaagagCATACGATTTTCAGGGAAAGCGCTAAGGAAATCGGTTGATATAGATGAGATTCATGGTCCTTGTTTACTAATGAACATATCTTTAAAACGGTAAATGGAATAATGTAAATCACTAGACTTCCCAAATAAACAGAGGAACGCGACTGTATTTTGCATGGGAAAATCGaggaaataataaaaagatgaCAAATCCTTAGAAAAGCactcttttctatttgataaaaaaaaatttgaatctttatttgtttctcGGTTTGGCAACGAGTTGTGTTTAAGGATTTGTATAAGAAGGATAGAACATTGCAAAAACTTTATCAGTAAGAATTCACCTATTGCACTTGAAtcttttcactttttttcctttcttatTTACAGCCATGCTTGCTTTCCGagaatacaaaacaaaaatctgtatatgtttttgttgaCTACTGCAACTATATCTTTCTCCTTTTAGTGTCCAATTTAAACATTGCGAGTATGTTCTCTATCGCTATCCTAGAAACCAGGCTCCAGGTGAATTATTCCTTGCAGCAGCAGTAGCAGCAGCGACGTTATAAACCGACAAAAAACGCACAGTGAACGAGAGCAATctactttgcttttgaatatatttgcctttcatttttgctgTTTTTAGACGTTGCATGCTTCGTAGCATTCAGGTCTAACTTTACCATTTtgataaaagaaaggataTTCACACTCCCTTTAGAAAAGCCAAGTTCCTTACTGGATTCTTTGAATAGACTTgtttctgaaaagaaaaactctGTCTTTGTTTCTGCTTCACTTACGCAGTTCCTAGATATTATACTTTactttggaaagaaaacaaaaaccttTTGATTATCTTTATTTCTCATCATGTCCACTATTCAGAGAACGTTACGATTAGTTACTGATCAGGTAGGTAGCTTTCTACGATTGGGTTCATCCATGGTTTAAAAAGGGTAGAGGAGGCtgcaaaaattgaaattgctttttggaatAACGTGCTCTCTCCCTTCTCTACAAATATCTCTTCTTACTAACCTTCATTTATAGCATATTTTGCCTGGAGGGGAAGCTGCTGTCCTAAATGATCAAAGCTATGCTATGCGAGAATGGGCTATCAAGCTTGTTTGCCTAGACGCTCAGCAAGAAGAAGTAGATGCAAGTTTTATTGATCGTGTAACTTATAAATTACATCCTACGTTTCAGAATCCCACAAGGAGTATGTTTTCTGAAATCAACACCATCgcttgattttttctatatgtGACAATGAATGGATTACTAACATTTGCTTTAGCTGTTCGTAAGCCTCCTTATATGATTCGAGAACAAGGTTGGGGTGAATTCGAAATGGAAATCATCATCTATTATGCGGACAAAGGTGGTGAATACCGCTTTTCTCACTACTTGCACTTCCAACAAGAGCATTATCACGAAGACATTGATTTggtattttttatttttttattttcttactttttagTTTTTACGATCTTGTTTCACTAACTCCTTTTTTAGACAATTACTGCTGGTCGGCCAGGCTTGCTGAAAGCTTTATCCCTCACAGGCCCCGTTCCTGGTTATTCACCCGAGGCCgaagaaataagaaaggaCAAGCGAAAACCTGAAGTCGATGCCGGTgctgcaaagaaaaaaacaaaggcaAAACCTGTATGATGCGATGCTTCTTTCCATctctttatcttttttttgtgtctAACCCAATTCTTTAGGTGGATATGGAAAAGCTGGCTGATGGCcttcaaaaattacaaGAAGATGACCTTTTACAAGTTGTACAAATggtaaatgaaaacaagacTCCAGACATGTACGTTCGTAACGATATTGAAGGTATGTTTTACGAATAgttatttccttttctttcactaACTTTACCTTTACAGGAGGTGAATTCCACATTGACCTTTATACTCTTCCCGAtaatttgcttcttttattatacAGCTTCTGTGCGAAACGCGTTACTATGTAATGAAAGTGAAGCGACTCCGTGGTTCTTCTTCGGCTTTCacttaataaattaatGACAAATCATTTCTTTGATAATGCATTTTgtgtttataaaaatttcGATGGATTTTGATTCTACTACTACCAACATTTCTTGACTACATGTAGATGATACTCATTTTTGCCACTAGCAACGTAATTTGGACACTagatcaaaagaaaaaaaacttacAGTAAAAAGTTCATATAAATTAAGATATTTTATGTATTTTTAAGAGGTTGTATTTCGGGGAAATTTTCTATCATGATTTGCAGTATTCTATAAATTCGATATCAATCGATCCTGTCAAAAGCACACTACCTTCGAGGCCTGGAAAATatagagaagaaaaatgacCTTTAAACCTGTACAACTAGCTTTCGAAAAGTTTTCTGCTGCTGCCCCAAAGAAGCCCCCAGTTCTCATCCTCCACGGACTACTGGGATCcagaaaaaattggaaatcCTTGTCAAGCCACTTTGTTTCTAAACTAGACAGAGATGTGTACAACATCGATCAAAGATGCCATGGAGAATCACCTGGCGTTGGCCCTCTGTCGTACCAATCTTTAGCTTTCGATACTCATAATTTCATGAAATCACAAGGCATTGAAAAGGCTTCTATCATCGGTCACTCTATGTAAGTTCAATTTAAAGCTCATTATGAATTAATATACTAACTTCTGTTTAGGGGAGGAAAAACTGCCATGGCAACTGCCTTGTTATACCCAGAGACGGTTGAAAAACTAGTCGTCGCCGATAATTCCCCTATATTTACCCAGCTTCCtgaaaaaaccaaagtttATATAAAGGCTTTGATGCGTATTGATGAAGCGAACGTAAAAAGACAAAGCAGTGCAGACAGCATGCTAAAGGAAGTCGAGAAGGAGACTTTAGTCCGAGCATTCCTACTCTCtaatttaagaaaaagCCCCGAgaatgttttcaaatccCAGATCCCTCTTGAAATTATCTACAATTCTCTCCCTGATTTAGCAGGATTCTCCGTGAACGAACGCCATGCTGATCAATATACGGGACCGACGTTGGTTATTAAAGCCAAACACAGTACCTTTGTACCGGACGAAGCTTTACCCGTGTTCAGAAAGATGTTTCCAAATTATAGAATGGAAACCTTGGATTGTGGTCATTGGGTTCACTATGAAAAAGCCCAAGAATTTACCGGACATGTAGTAGAATTTTTAAAGTAAAATATGCCCACTATACATTAGACAAACCTCCACAAATTGGTCGTACATATTTAACTCTCCTCTCAAATTAAATAgaatatttatatatacaGAATTTTGGTTGCTGGATAGAAGACACAAATATTACAGAAATGTAAAATTCTTAGTTGAATATACAAATACATCTTACGATCATTTTTTCTCTACCTTACATTTTACAAAACTCAGGGAATTCTATAATAGACGCTCTTTTCATTAGCTCTTCTATAAAAATTTCAACTTGCAGCCCCAATGATTTCAATAGGATATGTTTATACAGTCTCCAAAGGAGTGACATCCTTGGTAACCTTAGTGCCAACATCTTGTCCTTCACCGCCGTGAAGTTCAAGAAGTCTTTGAGCATCGTGCTTAGGAGCCTTGAGGATCTTGACCTTGCGGACAAGTACGTTTTGGAGAGGGAAGATACCATTAGTAGCCTTCTCAATCTCACGACCAACAACCTCAGGGATGAGCTTTTGGACAAGCTCTCTCATGGAGCAAGAGGTGGTTTGGTTTTGGATGACTTGGAACATCTTTTGGCGAATAGCGCGGATTTGAGAAGTTTGAGCATAGGTGGCCTTCTTGACTTGGTTGGCACGACGACGAGTGAAACCGACAACGAAAACACGGCAAAGGTAGCCGTCAGTAGTCTTGATGGTTTGGTCGGCCTCAATGGTGGTTTGCCATTTGCGAACAAGAGAACGCAACTTGTCGGAAGTGATGCTCAAACCGTTGAAGCTGGTAAGACAATTCTTACCTTGAATGTCTTCGACACGGAGCTTAACCTTGCGGAATGCGTGTTCCTCATCCTTTTGCAAGTCTGCAAGGGAAACTTCAAGGATACGTCCCTTAAGGGCGTCATTGGCGTTCTTAAGACCGGCAGTGCGGTTGACAAGAGTCTTTCCAACGTTCTTGACCTCGAAGAAGGAAGGAGCCTTAATGTCGTACCAGTCCTTACGAGCGAAGGGGTCAACGGCACGCTTCTTAATTCCCTTCTTGCCTTTGGAGAgtctcttgttttttccaaCAGCCATTGTGGAGAAGTTTGGTTTCCTAAAATTTGGCAATTGTCAAAGTGTTCTATGTGACTGTCTGATTTTGTATAGGGTAGGGTTGTCTGGCGAAACTCTACACTTTTGTCAGCGTAATATTTGTTACCGCAGCATTTTGTTACTTTCTCTTAATGTTTGATGTGGATAAAATCATGGTAGGATTCATATTTAAGAACAATGGTTTGAAAActtaaataatttattaacaTTCGAATGCGTACAGTAAAAAGGTTGGtatttattcattctttaatacatatttgaagatttaATGTCGATTCCTACTATATATACTAGATGCGTATGCTAAGAATGTATTATAAGTGTATAACACTGTCATAACtggtatacgatattactaatatcttgatacaataaatgtattgtattatcaaatacgttattacaaaactaaatgttcatttttgcgattgaaaattttataaatctaGAACTAAGGTTATATAGAAGCTGACTAATCctagaaagatatatatacctCTAATGGAAAgctcaaatcttcagattggaagatttgactgatctagctaaataaaattgttcatacaacttacttagtgaatcagatccctggaagctgTTACTATTCTTCTATAGTACAAAAGTATCCAATTTAAAagtcaaacatacaattttatgaattgttattacttacatcttttccactgaatacttattctcataacaagtgagattCGTCCTGTGACAAACACAAGGAGTTTCATATTCCATAATGCCATTGTACGTTCtaacttttcattttcgtaGAGTGAGAGTAAATTGGTCAATCGACCTGTAATTATATACAGTAAAGCATATCATAGgagtattttttaatgTTGCAAATATTTAAGTTATTCTCATATCATGAATCATTTAAGATCCTTCAATTGTTATTATCAttaaatttgtttataaaaCGAGGAATTAAGATGTTCCATAATTCCCCAAACAATTAGTATCATTAGCTGAACATTGTAAATAATATACAGATCCTTAAGGGATGTTTTAAACAGAGTGAGCAGGACTTCCAGGACGAAGAATAGATGATGCACGACTAGCTGGCATCAACAAAGGCTCTCTTTCTGACGCCCACATTTTCTGTTGGTAAATTTTGTAAGTTTTGTAACCACTACTACTAAACACAGCAGCAGTAAAGAATCCAAGCAGAGAAACTCCAAAAGTTTTCCAGCTCGCGTCTCGCCTTGTAGGGATTGGAGATCGCACAAAGTAGACATGGCCGCAACTAGAGAAACCGCTTTCTTCTATATGTACCCACGGTCCATTATCAACTGACAAAAGAGAGTCATGGATAACGAACGACTTCTTCCCAGTATCAATGATGTGTCGGTCGGCGAAAGAAAAgtcctttgtttttaaatCCGAGGCGGATAAAGGAGGAACCACAATGAACAATCCCTGGTCCAGCATGTCAGATAGTCCTTGTTTTTCAAGCAAGCTTAAAAATTCTTGTCTTCCTCCAGCAATAATCATGCTGCGTTGCGATATAGGGAAAGGAACGACTAATCTGCTCAAGATGTGAACGACACCTTCTTGGACCAACATGTCACGCGTTTGCACATCGTACGGAAGAccatttatatatattatatcGGTATTCTCAGCCTCACTTTCAATCATAATACTTTTACCAGATATGGTCGTATAATTACCAGAAGTCCAAGAATCCTCACTTGACCCGAAATAATGTTTTCCCTGAAAAACGTACTCAAGAAACAGATTTTGCATCATTTCCATATTATTCTCTAATGCTTTTCGTACAAGCCCCAGCTTCATCCAAGCATCAttttcaaccaaaaacCAAGTACTATTGGGATCCTCTCCAAGACCGAGCGCAGCTAGATATCGTACACTCATAGAAATTTCATCCAATAAAATGAGTTGGGAGAGCAAAGGTCTTGGGGGCTCAatgtctttttcaataagaAACAAACTTACGTTGCCGATCGTCTCCCGATCAATAGAATGCGAGTCGAAATTAACGTATAATGCTCCCGTCGTATCTGTAGCAACTCTTATTAAAGCGCTATGTTCATCATGGCTCTTAGAATTCGTCTTGGACAAgtaatatttatttactttggGCATATAAAAGTTTTCCATTATATGGTAATCGATATCAGAGGTTTCACGGAAAGCCCAGTTCGTAGGTGCAAAGATTCCTCTGTATGATGATGTATCCGCAGCTATATACTCCCTTTTTTGAGAAACTTTTTCACTAAACCAGGTTGCTCCTAAGCCTATCAAGTATTTAGCGGGTGTAAACACAATGACCTCGGGATTTAGGAGAGCTGGTAAAACGTGTATAGCACCATTGCGGGTGACTAAATCAAAATTATAGGAAGGAGTGTcattaaaatataaaattttacTGGGCTTGTCGTATTGTAATGTCACGACAACTCCATTTCTTAAAGTAAAATTCTTGGGCTCAACAACGTCGTCAGCGTACACTCTTTCATGGATGACAGAATGCTGATTAAAAAGAGTTTTTACATCTTCAGTTGCATAAATTGAGTACATATAGCTTAGCTCTGTATTTGTAAACGTATTGATGAATACACTTGTTGTAGGAACAAACAAGGTAGTTGATTCATATTCACCAACCCAGGCAGAAGACAAGCGGTAAAATATGCTATATTCGCTTTCCGAACTAAGAATATCCAACGAACTAGGTGGAAGAGTGAGAAGTTGATCCACGACTTGAACGATACCGCTGTCGGCTTGCCAGTTGGGTTTGACGATGTAAACGTCGTTTACGAGGTCATAGGGGTTATTCGAATCCCCTTTATGTGTAACTTTTAAGGCAATTGGTAAGCCGTCGGCTGCTTTAAGCTCAGTAGGGAAGACTGTACGATTGAAATCCGTCGTATTCAATACGTGGTACGGCCATACTGGATCAACGGTATCACCACGAAACGCTTCGTTTAAAGGAGCAAAGAATGTTAATCCTTTATTTCGATTCAAATAAGGAATAAAATGATCCTGCTGTAGATGCCTTATTAAATGAAAGAAGTTGGGACTTGAAGATAGTAAATCAACAATTGACGTTGATTCACTATGCAATGCAGCCTGTACAGGAATCAAGGAAAAGatgaaatatatatatataatattgCTCCAAAACAACATCGCATTTCTTCGTATCAATGACCGTCTGATGTTTGAAGTTGGGTGTGTAGTAGAggtaaattgaaaacatcCCGAAATAATATTTATAGAGCGGCTATGCGCTATAAGGGATTTCTTATTAgattcatttatttatgtttattgagacttttgtttaccacAAAATGAACGACGGGCATATTTATCGCCCTGTAAACAATGTATATATAGTCAACGATAAGTGCTTAGCTATATTCCTGTACAATTCCTTTCTCTGTCAATTTTTAATGGCTCCATCCAtcatttgctttcctttagctttccaaaaaatgatgctttcttcttgattgaaagaaatgtCTTAGGGATCTGGCTTGCTTAAAATTTTACTAATAAATATGAATTGTCtaaaattcttcaaaatatccTTCAATGTCTTTCGATTTGAATTGTTTTGGTTCTACAAGTAGCTCTGTAATATCAAATGTGAGGATCTATAACACCAAAAATAGTCTTTCATTTACTCaactaaaacaaaaagagtcattttttctgtttgcCTCAACTATTAGCAACGTATGGTTCTTTGCTTGGTAGAATactcttttcttgttttaaaCCATTTATATGTTTATTAGTATACTAAAACGAACCGCCTTATAAAGCTAACAACACCAC contains:
- the mug35 gene encoding Schizosaccharomyces specific protein Mug35, with the protein product MNVNRRDELTCLGIFPLKDKKQLEGTVTPILQLRTKFLVPSERFYEALLLNKDIVNEEESKKLKLYLERFSPQLALFVRKEHPEEGIDSFIFRTEKYEFEVYYFKSDCSLKFNGIYDVDEKQKQKQRQDAIQGMITNHQAEKNTISPTRLEEKAYWDRYDVDQPLENEIDSGSHALPEQRRNPKYDRLGLDSLIVEQTSSLWKVCRHNGMSIDEFLHFIRIGLEPFPRNSNHALSFFGR
- the tfg3 gene encoding TFIID, TFIIF, Ino80, SWI/SNF, and NuA4 complex YEATS family subunit Tfg3 — translated: MSTIQRTLRLVTDQHILPGGEAAVLNDQSYAMREWAIKLVCLDAQQEEVDASFIDRVTYKLHPTFQNPTRTVRKPPYMIREQGWGEFEMEIIIYYADKGGEYRFSHYLHFQQEHYHEDIDLTITAGRPGLLKALSLTGPVPGYSPEAEEIRKDKRKPEVDAGAAKKKTKAKPVDMEKLADGLQKLQEDDLLQVVQMVNENKTPDMYVRNDIEGGEFHIDLYTLPDNLLLLLYSFCAKRVTM
- a CDS encoding mitochondrial hydrolase codes for the protein MTFKPVQLAFEKFSAAAPKKPPVLILHGLLGSRKNWKSLSSHFVSKLDRDVYNIDQRCHGESPGVGPLSYQSLAFDTHNFMKSQGIEKASIIGHSMGGKTAMATALLYPETVEKLVVADNSPIFTQLPEKTKVYIKALMRIDEANVKRQSSADSMLKEVEKETLVRAFLLSNLRKSPENVFKSQIPLEIIYNSLPDLAGFSVNERHADQYTGPTLVIKAKHSTFVPDEALPVFRKMFPNYRMETLDCGHWVHYEKAQEFTGHVVEFLK
- the rps102 gene encoding 40S ribosomal protein S3a, whose product is MAVGKNKRLSKGKKGIKKRAVDPFARKDWYDIKAPSFFEVKNVGKTLVNRTAGLKNANDALKGRILEVSLADLQKDEEHAFRKVKLRVEDIQGKNCLTSFNGLSITSDKLRSLVRKWQTTIEADQTIKTTDGYLCRVFVVGFTRRRANQVKKATYAQTSQIRAIRQKMFQVIQNQTTSCSMRELVQKLIPEVVGREIEKATNGIFPLQNVLVRKVKILKAPKHDAQRLLELHGGEGQDVGTKVTKDVTPLETV
- the fsc1 gene encoding fasciclin domain protein Fsc1; protein product: MLFWSNIIYIYFIFSLIPVQAALHSESTSIVDLLSSSPNFFHLIRHLQQDHFIPYLNRNKGLTFFAPLNEAFRGDTVDPVWPYHVLNTTDFNRTVFPTELKAADGLPIALKVTHKGDSNNPYDLVNDVYIVKPNWQADSGIVQVVDQLLTLPPSSLDILSSESEYSIFYRLSSAWVGEYESTTLFVPTTSVFINTFTNTELSYMYSIYATEDVKTLFNQHSVIHERVYADDVVEPKNFTLRNGVVVTLQYDKPSKILYFNDTPSYNFDLVTRNGAIHVLPALLNPEVIVFTPAKYLIGLGATWFSEKVSQKREYIAADTSSYRGIFAPTNWAFRETSDIDYHIMENFYMPKVNKYYLSKTNSKSHDEHSALIRVATDTTGALYVNFDSHSIDRETIGNVSLFLIEKDIEPPRPLLSQLILLDEISMSVRYLAALGLGEDPNSTWFLVENDAWMKLGLVRKALENNMEMMQNLFLEYVFQGKHYFGSSEDSWTSGNYTTISGKSIMIESEAENTDIIYINGLPYDVQTRDMLVQEGVVHILSRLVVPFPISQRSMIIAGGRQEFLSLLEKQGLSDMLDQGLFIVVPPLSASDLKTKDFSFADRHIIDTGKKSFVIHDSLLSVDNGPWVHIEESGFSSCGHVYFVRSPIPTRRDASWKTFGVSLLGFFTAAVFSSSGYKTYKIYQQKMWASEREPLLMPASRASSILRPGSPAHSV